agaaaaaagcatttttccTCAGACTGGGGAATGCTACTAGCACATAATCATGAGctgcacaattttaaaaacacagaGCATGACagcattattaaaaaagacaTGTATGCTTTAAACACCAAAAATGACATACGAAATAAACTAAATTTGTACGtggaaagaataaattttCCTAACCCTAAGGATGCTTGCACGTATTTGGCAATAGAGGCACATAAATGCTTGTTAACTCATTCCTTTCACATGAACCCCGGTGTCAGCAACCAAAAGTGTGTTAAGTGGTTGAATGAATATACATGCAGTGTAAGTAGGATGAACACAAGCTAAATTATGGCTACAACTACATTGGAAataggagaaataaaaagtccAAGGCGTATACTCCGGCCTCCGATTATCAGTACTCCTAAAGGGGAGCATCGAAAGGGTAAAGGAAAACGTAGAAAGGAGGAATTGCATAGGGGCAGCAAAagtaacccttttttttttttccacacagGGCGCTACTTTCTTTAGTAAATTAATACTCAAGCCGTTTCTTTCGTCTAAAATAGCACAGAATGAGCGTCTCATGTTGACCCGTCTTTTCTACATGCTAAACAAACAACTCCGCTGAGCAGCGCTGGTTGCTCATTCTCATATGTGCTCGCCCAGGTTGATACACATGAAGAAGCATGCTCTCTCGAATTTTAATCGTCACAAGGAATGATAACTTGTGCAGATTAACCAACAGTAACGCGCGTTTCAATCCAGATGATTTCCATCGAATAGGAGTAGCTAATgtggagggggaaaataagGGCAAAGAACAACACCGGTGTGatgtacaaaattgtttGCCCAGTGCGGGGGTAGCCATTTTGCGACagtgttactttttttattttattattttttcttttttgtttcacatttttgttgaacagctagctaaaagggaataaaaatgtcACTTCATTTCgtcaaaatgtaaaaaaaaaacacacacatgtatatatttatatgtgtacacCCTTATTGGTCTTATTTTCCCATTAGCGGACGTGCAAATTCACTCTCCGTGCTTGAGCCATTTgcgtgtatatacatataagtgTACGTGTAGATTCTTACCTGCACA
Above is a genomic segment from Plasmodium cynomolgi strain B DNA, scaffold: 0056, whole genome shotgun sequence containing:
- a CDS encoding hypothetical protein (putative): MELNKFRSFLLRGNISHYEHVPKKENADSPFDDTSGGKNNDSIPEADKDHKKKPPIDYPFPVSKSVIFEKNKVNKSEDRININYSNIASDLYPEEGFKTPNRKKHFSSDWGMLLAHNHELHNFKNTEHDSIIKKDMYALNTKNDIRNKLNLYVERINFPNPKDACTYLAIEAHKCLLTHSFHMNPGVSNQKCVKWLNEYTCS